A single genomic interval of Variovorax sp. PMC12 harbors:
- a CDS encoding ABC transporter permease translates to MLKLEPRPELSRFWSYASPILALLITVLIGVALFAALGKDPVKGLLVFFYEPIKNGYAIGELMVKATPLLIIALGLAVCFRSNVWNIGAEGQFVFGAIAAGGVALLADKTTGQWIVVAILAAGILGGMVWAGIVALLRDKCNANEILVSLMLVYVATLLLGYMVFGPWKDPNGYNFPQTKTFEAVTQIPRLFKGSRVSIGLVIALVGAGALWVFLFRTRAGFAQQVGGLAPAASRYAGFSARRAVWIALLTSGGAAGLAGALEVAGPLGQLTPYVPAGYGFAAIIVAFVGRLHPVGMIFSAILMSMFYIGGELAQSRLGLPKSLTGVFQGLLLFTLLACDTLIAYRIRRKAAAKAASGMTTASLQASTPITAPVARPNEGAL, encoded by the coding sequence ATGCTTAAGCTCGAACCCCGCCCGGAGCTGTCGCGCTTCTGGAGCTATGCCTCGCCGATCCTGGCGCTGCTGATCACCGTGCTGATCGGCGTGGCGCTGTTCGCCGCACTCGGCAAGGACCCGGTCAAGGGCCTGCTGGTGTTCTTCTACGAGCCCATCAAGAACGGCTACGCCATCGGCGAGCTGATGGTCAAGGCCACGCCGCTGCTCATCATCGCGCTGGGGCTGGCCGTGTGCTTCCGCTCGAACGTGTGGAACATCGGCGCCGAAGGGCAGTTCGTGTTCGGCGCCATCGCGGCGGGCGGCGTCGCGCTGCTGGCCGACAAGACCACCGGACAGTGGATCGTGGTGGCCATCCTGGCCGCGGGCATCCTCGGCGGCATGGTGTGGGCGGGCATCGTCGCGTTGCTGCGCGACAAGTGCAACGCCAACGAGATCCTGGTGAGCCTGATGCTGGTCTACGTGGCCACGCTGCTGCTGGGCTACATGGTCTTCGGCCCGTGGAAAGACCCGAACGGCTACAACTTTCCGCAGACCAAGACCTTCGAGGCGGTCACGCAGATCCCGCGCCTGTTCAAGGGCTCGCGCGTGAGCATCGGGCTGGTCATCGCGCTGGTCGGGGCTGGGGCGCTGTGGGTGTTCCTGTTCCGCACGCGCGCGGGCTTTGCGCAGCAGGTCGGCGGTCTGGCGCCGGCGGCCTCGCGCTACGCGGGCTTCTCGGCCCGCCGCGCGGTGTGGATCGCGCTGCTGACCTCGGGCGGCGCGGCCGGCCTGGCCGGCGCGCTCGAAGTGGCCGGCCCGCTCGGGCAGCTCACGCCGTACGTGCCGGCGGGCTACGGCTTCGCGGCCATCATCGTGGCCTTCGTCGGGCGGCTGCATCCGGTGGGCATGATCTTCTCGGCCATCCTCATGAGCATGTTCTACATCGGCGGCGAACTGGCGCAGTCGCGCCTGGGCCTGCCGAAGTCGCTCACCGGCGTGTTCCAGGGCCTGCTGCTGTTCACGCTGCTGGCCTGCGACACGCTCATCGCCTACCGCATCCGCCGCAAGGCGGCCGCCAAGGCCGCCTCCGGCATGACCACCGCCTCGCTGCAGGCCAGCACACCCATCACCGCGCCCGTCGCGCGCCCGAACGAGGGAGCCCTCTGA
- a CDS encoding NCS2 family permease has product MSSFEQAPKGAEPRAPGHVESARPRAAVGSASGSGLLERVFKLSAHNTTVRTEVIAGLTTFLTMAYIIFVNPSILGDAGMPKGAVFVATCLIAALGTLIMGLYANYPIAMAPGMGLNAYFAYVVVLGMGYTWQVALGAVFISGCLFLIVTVTGLRELFIQGIPQSLRTAITVGIGMFLALIALKSAGVVAASPATFVTLGDLHSAPVILATLGFLIIVALDKLKVRGAILIGIVTVTVLSFFFGGNKFHGVFDAPPSIAPTFMQLDIMGALKGGILNVVLVFFLVEMFDATGTLMGVAKRAGLLVPGKMERMNKALLADSGAIFAGSLLGTSSTTAYVESAAGVQAGGRTGLTAVVVALLFLACLMISPLAGSVPAYATAPALLFVGCLMLRDLVELDWEDTTEVIPAAVTALTMPFTYSIANGLAFGFITYAVLKLCTGRAREVHAMVWVIAAVFLFKFAYIGGH; this is encoded by the coding sequence ATGAGTTCGTTTGAACAGGCGCCCAAAGGCGCCGAGCCCCGCGCGCCGGGGCATGTCGAGTCCGCGCGTCCGCGCGCGGCTGTGGGCAGCGCAAGCGGCTCGGGCCTGCTTGAACGGGTGTTCAAGCTCAGCGCGCACAACACCACCGTGCGCACCGAGGTCATCGCGGGGCTCACCACCTTCCTGACGATGGCCTACATCATCTTCGTGAACCCCTCGATCCTGGGGGACGCGGGCATGCCCAAGGGTGCGGTGTTCGTGGCCACCTGCCTGATCGCGGCGCTGGGCACGCTCATCATGGGCCTGTATGCCAACTACCCGATCGCGATGGCGCCGGGCATGGGCCTGAACGCCTATTTCGCCTACGTGGTGGTGCTGGGCATGGGCTACACGTGGCAGGTCGCGCTGGGCGCGGTGTTCATCTCGGGCTGCCTGTTCCTGATCGTGACGGTCACCGGATTGCGGGAGCTTTTCATACAGGGCATACCGCAGTCCTTGCGAACGGCGATCACCGTGGGCATCGGCATGTTCCTGGCGCTCATCGCGCTCAAGAGCGCCGGCGTGGTCGCGGCGTCGCCGGCCACCTTCGTCACGCTGGGCGACCTGCACTCGGCGCCGGTGATCCTGGCCACGCTGGGCTTCCTGATCATCGTGGCGCTGGACAAGCTCAAGGTGCGCGGCGCGATCCTGATCGGCATCGTCACGGTGACGGTGCTGTCGTTCTTCTTCGGCGGCAACAAGTTCCACGGCGTGTTCGACGCGCCGCCTTCGATCGCGCCCACCTTCATGCAGCTGGACATCATGGGCGCGCTCAAGGGCGGCATCCTGAACGTGGTGCTGGTTTTCTTCCTGGTCGAGATGTTCGACGCGACCGGCACGCTGATGGGCGTGGCCAAGCGCGCCGGCCTGCTGGTGCCGGGCAAGATGGAGCGCATGAATAAGGCGCTGCTGGCCGACAGCGGCGCGATCTTCGCGGGCTCGCTGCTCGGCACCTCGAGCACCACGGCCTACGTGGAAAGCGCGGCGGGGGTGCAGGCCGGTGGGCGTACCGGCCTCACGGCCGTGGTGGTGGCGCTGCTGTTCCTCGCCTGCCTGATGATCTCGCCGCTGGCGGGCTCGGTGCCGGCGTATGCCACGGCACCGGCGCTGCTCTTCGTGGGCTGCCTGATGCTGCGCGACCTGGTCGAGCTCGACTGGGAAGACACCACCGAGGTGATCCCGGCCGCCGTCACCGCGCTGACGATGCCCTTCACCTACTCGATCGCCAACGGCCTGGCCTTCGGCTTCATCACCTATGCCGTGCTGAAGCTGTGCACCGGCCGGGCACGGGAAGTGCATGCGATGGTCTGGGTCATCGCCGCCGTGTTCCTGTTCAAGTTCGCCTATATCGGCGGGCATTGA
- a CDS encoding BMP family ABC transporter substrate-binding protein, whose protein sequence is MNDLNKRSLLKLAAFTAVASAALIGCGKKEEAAAPAAAPAAPAPVAAAPAPAPAAPLNIAFAYVGPVGDGGWSFAHDNARKALEKEFGDKIKTTFVESVPEGADAERVFRDFVSQGNKLIFGTTFGYMEPMLKVAADSKDVKFEHATGYKTSENMRTYDSRTYEGAYMAGVIAGAMTKSNTLGVVGSVPIPEVLRNINSFTLGAQSVNPKITTKVVWVNEWFSPPKETEAATALINGGADVLFQNTDSPAVLKTAQEKGKRAFGWDSDMTAYGPKAHLASAVINWTPYYVKATQEALDGKWTTGQSWWGVKEGAIDLVSIAEDVPAEAKAKVDEVKKGLKDGSFVIWKGPILGQDGKELVAKDAVADDKFLSGINFYVKGVEGKVPGGDKK, encoded by the coding sequence ATGAATGATCTGAACAAGCGCTCCCTGCTCAAGCTGGCTGCCTTCACCGCGGTCGCTTCGGCCGCCCTGATCGGCTGCGGCAAGAAAGAAGAAGCCGCAGCACCGGCCGCCGCACCCGCGGCCCCGGCTCCCGTGGCGGCCGCCCCGGCGCCGGCACCGGCAGCGCCGCTGAACATCGCGTTCGCCTATGTCGGTCCGGTGGGCGACGGCGGCTGGTCGTTCGCGCACGACAACGCCCGCAAGGCGCTCGAAAAGGAATTCGGCGACAAGATCAAGACCACCTTCGTTGAAAGCGTGCCCGAAGGCGCGGACGCCGAGCGCGTGTTCCGCGACTTCGTGAGCCAGGGCAACAAACTGATCTTCGGCACCACCTTCGGCTACATGGAGCCCATGCTCAAGGTCGCGGCCGACAGCAAGGACGTGAAGTTCGAGCACGCCACCGGCTACAAGACGTCGGAAAACATGCGCACCTACGACAGCCGCACGTACGAAGGCGCGTACATGGCCGGCGTCATCGCCGGTGCCATGACCAAGAGCAACACCCTGGGCGTGGTCGGCTCGGTGCCGATCCCCGAAGTGCTGCGCAACATCAACAGCTTCACGCTGGGCGCGCAGTCGGTGAACCCGAAGATCACGACCAAGGTCGTGTGGGTGAACGAGTGGTTCAGCCCGCCGAAGGAAACCGAAGCCGCCACCGCGCTGATCAACGGCGGCGCCGACGTGCTGTTCCAGAACACCGACTCGCCGGCCGTGCTCAAGACCGCGCAGGAAAAGGGCAAGCGCGCGTTCGGCTGGGACTCCGACATGACCGCCTACGGTCCCAAGGCCCACCTGGCCTCCGCCGTCATCAACTGGACCCCGTACTACGTGAAGGCCACCCAGGAAGCGCTGGACGGCAAGTGGACCACCGGCCAGTCGTGGTGGGGCGTGAAGGAAGGCGCCATCGACCTCGTGTCGATCGCCGAGGACGTGCCGGCCGAAGCCAAGGCCAAGGTCGATGAAGTCAAGAAGGGCCTGAAGGACGGCAGCTTCGTGATCTGGAAGGGGCCGATCCTCGGCCAGGACGGCAAGGAACTGGTCGCCAAGGACGCCGTGGCCGACGACAAATTCCTCTCTGGCATCAACTTCTACGTCAAGGGCGTGGAAGGCAAGGTGCCGGGCGGCGACAAGAAGTAA
- a CDS encoding ABC transporter ATP-binding protein: MTTPRLQLAHITKRYPAVVANSDITLAVQPGEIHAVLGENGAGKSTLMKIIYGSVKPDEGTVTFDGQAVNLRNPQQARALGISMVFQHFSLFDTLTVAENVWLGLDKSLQLAEVARSITAKASEYGLDIDPSRPVHTLSVGEMQRVEIIRALLTNPKLLILDEPTSVLTPQAVLKLFQVLKKLSSEGCSILYISHKLHEIRELCTACTVLRGGKVTGVCNPQNESNESLSRLMIGSEPPPLKHRPVHAGAVALRVERLSLAREDQFGVDLDGISFEVRAGEVVGIAGVSGNGQKELLYTLSGEDVRAEAAMVRVFDKPAGRLRPRARRALGLHFVPEERLGRGAVPTLGLAHNLLLTRSNAVGRGGWIRTGALERHARSIIERFNVKAGGPHAAARSLSGGNLQKFIVGREIDANPRLFIVSQPTWGVDVGAAALIRGEILALRDAGCAVLVVSEELDELFEISDRLHVIAKGRLSPSVDRAAATLPQIGEWMSGLWQGHKDTEAAHA; the protein is encoded by the coding sequence ATGACAACCCCCAGACTCCAGCTCGCGCACATCACCAAGCGGTATCCCGCGGTGGTGGCCAACAGCGACATCACCCTGGCCGTGCAGCCCGGCGAAATCCACGCCGTGCTCGGCGAGAACGGCGCCGGCAAGTCGACCCTGATGAAGATCATCTACGGGTCGGTCAAGCCCGACGAAGGCACCGTCACCTTCGACGGCCAGGCCGTCAACCTGCGCAACCCCCAGCAGGCGAGGGCGCTGGGCATCAGCATGGTGTTCCAGCATTTCAGCCTGTTCGACACGCTCACCGTGGCCGAGAACGTCTGGCTGGGGCTGGACAAGTCGCTGCAGCTGGCCGAGGTGGCGCGCAGCATCACGGCCAAGGCGAGCGAGTACGGCCTGGACATCGACCCCTCGCGACCGGTGCACACGCTGTCGGTGGGCGAGATGCAGCGGGTGGAGATCATCCGCGCGCTGCTCACCAACCCCAAGCTGCTGATCCTCGACGAGCCGACATCGGTGCTCACGCCGCAGGCCGTGCTCAAGCTGTTCCAGGTGCTCAAGAAGCTGTCGTCGGAGGGCTGCAGCATTCTCTATATCAGCCACAAGCTGCACGAGATCCGCGAGCTGTGCACCGCCTGCACCGTGCTGCGCGGCGGCAAGGTGACGGGGGTGTGCAACCCGCAGAACGAGAGCAACGAGTCGCTCTCGCGGCTGATGATCGGCAGCGAGCCGCCGCCGCTGAAGCACCGGCCGGTGCACGCGGGCGCCGTGGCGCTGCGCGTCGAGCGGCTGTCGCTGGCGCGCGAGGACCAGTTCGGCGTGGACCTCGACGGCATTTCCTTCGAAGTGCGCGCGGGCGAAGTGGTCGGCATCGCGGGCGTCTCGGGCAACGGGCAAAAGGAACTGCTCTACACCTTGTCGGGCGAGGACGTGCGCGCCGAGGCCGCGATGGTCCGCGTGTTCGACAAGCCGGCGGGCAGGCTGCGACCGCGCGCGCGGCGCGCCCTGGGCCTGCATTTCGTGCCCGAGGAACGGCTGGGCCGCGGCGCGGTGCCCACGCTGGGGCTCGCGCACAACCTCCTGCTCACGCGCAGCAATGCGGTCGGGCGGGGCGGCTGGATCCGCACCGGCGCGCTCGAGCGCCATGCGCGCTCGATCATCGAGCGTTTCAACGTCAAGGCGGGCGGCCCGCATGCGGCGGCGCGCTCGCTGTCGGGCGGCAACCTGCAGAAATTCATCGTTGGCCGCGAGATCGACGCCAATCCCAGGCTCTTCATCGTCTCGCAGCCGACCTGGGGCGTGGACGTGGGCGCCGCCGCGCTGATCCGCGGCGAGATCCTCGCGCTGCGCGATGCCGGCTGCGCCGTGCTGGTGGTCAGCGAGGAACTCGACGAGCTGTTCGAGATCAGCGACCGGCTGCACGTGATCGCCAAGGGGCGGCTGTCGCCGTCCGTCGACCGCGCGGCGGCCACGCTGCCGCAGATCGGCGAATGGATGAGCGGCCTGTGGCAAGGGCACAAGGACACGGAGGCAGCCCATGCTTAA
- a CDS encoding ABC transporter permease, which yields MESYALLLGSTLSAGTVLAIAALGLLINEKAGIVNLGAEGMMLCAAIAGFATVVTTHNPWLGFLAGMAAGALLAAFFGVLVIWLNTNQYATGLALSLFGVGFSAFAGINFVQAKLPESASYAIPVLGDLPLVGPALFRHHPMVYAAMALTAGLIWFLYRTRAGLVLRSVGESPESAHALGYPVRRIRFLAVIAGGALCGLAGAYLSTVYTPLWVEGMVAGRGWIALALTTFATWRPVRVLLGAYLFGGVSMLGFHLQSSGVDVPAQFLSMLQYIAPIVVLALISRNPAFIRANMPASIGKPFYPGS from the coding sequence ATGGAAAGCTACGCACTCCTGCTCGGCTCGACGCTGAGCGCCGGTACGGTGCTCGCCATCGCGGCGCTGGGCCTGCTCATCAACGAGAAGGCCGGCATCGTCAACCTCGGTGCCGAGGGCATGATGCTGTGCGCCGCCATCGCGGGCTTCGCGACGGTCGTCACCACGCACAACCCGTGGCTCGGCTTTCTGGCCGGCATGGCGGCGGGGGCCCTGCTTGCCGCCTTCTTCGGCGTGCTGGTGATCTGGCTCAACACCAACCAGTACGCGACCGGGCTCGCGCTGAGCCTGTTCGGCGTGGGCTTCTCGGCCTTCGCCGGCATCAACTTCGTGCAGGCCAAGCTGCCGGAAAGCGCGTCCTACGCGATTCCCGTGCTGGGCGACCTTCCCCTCGTCGGCCCGGCGCTGTTTCGCCATCACCCGATGGTGTATGCCGCGATGGCGCTGACCGCCGGGCTGATCTGGTTCCTGTACCGCACGCGCGCCGGCCTGGTGCTGCGCTCGGTCGGCGAATCGCCAGAGTCGGCGCATGCGCTGGGCTACCCGGTGCGGCGCATCCGCTTCCTGGCGGTGATCGCGGGCGGTGCGCTGTGCGGGCTGGCGGGCGCGTACCTCTCGACGGTGTACACGCCGCTGTGGGTCGAGGGCATGGTGGCGGGCCGCGGCTGGATCGCGCTGGCGCTCACCACCTTCGCGACCTGGCGGCCGGTTCGCGTGCTGCTGGGCGCTTACCTGTTCGGCGGCGTCTCGATGCTGGGCTTCCACCTGCAGAGCAGCGGTGTCGACGTGCCCGCGCAGTTCCTCAGCATGCTGCAGTACATCGCGCCGATCGTGGTGCTGGCGCTGATCTCGCGCAACCCCGCGTTCATCCGCGCCAACATGCCGGCGTCCATCGGGAAACCGTTCTACCCCGGCTCATAA
- a CDS encoding TOMM system kinase/cyclase fusion protein, which yields MQDAVTNPTQAAASQPAPIPLDIPGYELLEALGAGGYGTVYRARQQSTGAQVAIKVVKLQAGNRRVARFHRETRLCAALHHPHIVQLLDKGEQGDCVYGVFEYVPGETLTSLIRRQGALTASETGRLMAEVLDALDCAHAAGIVHRDLKPDNVMVTLTGAVPHAKVLDFGIGTVIPQRTGLQFPALTMTEESLGTPAYSAPEQLRGEPPSIRTDLYAWGLMFLECLTGAPAVQGASAAEILHRQLSPQEIPLPPEIVEHPVAALLRKALRKKAAERADSAATLLAELTRLRLEDLVGVLRSTRQAQHETLTRTVATTRVFSEKRQLTVLCCSVSVWPDTDADGAETHDALPSDIEDIELLQRDELALFAETATRRGGLLAGTLGDRMIVLFGYPHASDTDARQASMTALELMALSRRRAAAVAQAHGVHLGIRMGMHTGMAVVANGEVPSGHAVNVAMRLEAVAETGTLLASESSHRLLGRYAHFDKVANVSLPGQSAGIQTYQLNVDRQAPLLPDPSPDAAAQAVCVGREAELERLRAAWTRARQDHGSAVWIRGEPGIGKSCLADTLRAHVLAEGLRTVGAQCQPENRNNALTPFLNLLRQRLDAAPDTSPDGRREWLREILRGAGCDEDAVLPIFCAWLSLPLGNCEPSRISPPMQKALLLSSMAQWLLHMAESAPLLLVLEDVHWADPTSIEFVEQLSAQLPHRRVLLVLTARPEWTPPQALEAECIDVRRLEDAQAAELARRALAPRVVTAGVIRNVVERTDGVPLFVQEMARMLLDAYLVESDGVWGFRDTMQPAAIPVTLRDSLVSRFDRLGPLKNLLQLAATIGRQFEIDLLCACSGRARDAVDADMAVLREAELVMPDDRAGAGAYMFRHALIRDTAYECMLVAQRRQQHRDVAQTLMQRYPQRVAAEPGGVAQHWADAGDHAQAIVHAVQQLRITQVRSLNDETIAYARHIDSWMAQLGGTAQREARLDVNSYVTQAMMNKYGWAHEQVVERIALSQDLLDDTVARDKQVQHLWALITYHHVASNRGEVHRLSHRLLDHATQQQDQGVLVAAQTYLGLSHYSEGRFDLAEQALSDAIDRYDPVAHAHHAAEFGFDTRVWATTGRALVRWFAGHDEAARNDATTAVRLAREMSHIPSLSMALLYQSLGHQARGDRARALASTGELLDITARYGLPAFTGYAEIIRCWASGEASDIARADGAVEALWGMGCRYCQSYYRAFAAETLAANQRWAEAAERIDECLRLVDVLEERLYSAELHLKKARYLQAAGADSATVQACFSQAALVARVSGKHRTEAEALVALQALAPAVHDVAGRLKELAALRPELSVRTPVHAHIT from the coding sequence ATGCAGGATGCCGTCACCAACCCCACTCAAGCAGCAGCGTCCCAACCCGCGCCGATCCCGCTGGACATTCCCGGCTATGAACTTCTGGAGGCACTGGGCGCCGGCGGCTACGGCACGGTGTACCGCGCGCGCCAGCAGAGCACGGGCGCACAGGTCGCGATCAAGGTCGTGAAGCTGCAGGCGGGCAACCGGCGCGTGGCCCGCTTCCATCGCGAGACGCGGCTGTGCGCCGCGCTGCATCACCCGCACATCGTCCAGTTGCTCGACAAGGGCGAGCAGGGCGATTGCGTCTACGGCGTCTTCGAATACGTGCCGGGCGAAACGCTCACCAGCCTCATTCGCCGCCAGGGCGCGCTGACGGCCTCCGAGACCGGCCGCCTCATGGCCGAGGTGCTGGACGCACTCGACTGCGCGCATGCGGCCGGCATCGTCCACCGCGACCTCAAGCCCGACAACGTGATGGTGACCCTCACCGGCGCCGTGCCGCACGCGAAGGTGCTCGACTTCGGCATCGGCACCGTCATTCCCCAGCGCACCGGCCTGCAGTTCCCCGCGCTCACGATGACGGAGGAGAGCCTGGGAACGCCGGCCTACAGCGCGCCCGAGCAACTGCGCGGCGAGCCGCCGAGCATCCGCACCGACCTCTACGCCTGGGGCCTGATGTTCCTCGAATGCCTGACCGGCGCACCCGCCGTGCAGGGGGCGTCGGCGGCGGAAATCCTGCACCGGCAATTGAGCCCGCAGGAAATTCCGCTGCCCCCCGAGATCGTGGAGCACCCGGTGGCAGCGCTGCTGCGCAAGGCGCTCAGGAAGAAGGCCGCGGAGCGCGCCGATTCCGCTGCCACGCTGCTGGCCGAACTCACGCGCCTGCGGCTCGAGGACCTCGTGGGCGTGCTGCGCTCGACCCGGCAGGCGCAGCATGAAACGCTCACGCGCACCGTGGCCACCACCCGCGTGTTCTCCGAGAAGCGGCAGCTCACCGTGCTGTGCTGCAGCGTCTCGGTGTGGCCCGACACCGATGCGGACGGCGCCGAGACGCACGACGCGCTGCCCTCCGACATCGAGGACATCGAACTGCTGCAGCGCGACGAGCTCGCGCTGTTCGCGGAGACCGCCACCCGCCGCGGCGGCCTGCTCGCCGGCACGCTCGGCGACCGCATGATCGTGCTGTTCGGCTATCCGCATGCCAGCGACACCGACGCACGGCAGGCCAGCATGACGGCGTTGGAGCTGATGGCGCTGAGCCGCCGCCGCGCCGCCGCCGTCGCGCAGGCGCACGGCGTGCACCTGGGCATCCGCATGGGCATGCACACCGGCATGGCCGTGGTGGCCAACGGCGAAGTGCCTTCAGGCCATGCCGTCAACGTGGCGATGCGGCTCGAAGCCGTGGCCGAGACGGGCACCCTGCTCGCGAGCGAAAGCAGCCACCGCCTGCTGGGCCGCTACGCGCACTTCGACAAGGTCGCCAACGTGAGCCTGCCGGGCCAGTCCGCGGGCATCCAGACCTACCAGCTCAATGTCGACCGGCAGGCGCCGCTGCTGCCAGACCCGTCGCCGGACGCCGCGGCGCAGGCCGTGTGCGTCGGCCGCGAGGCCGAACTGGAGCGCCTGCGCGCCGCATGGACCCGGGCGCGGCAGGACCACGGCAGCGCCGTGTGGATTCGCGGCGAGCCGGGCATCGGCAAGTCCTGCCTGGCCGACACCTTGCGCGCGCATGTGCTGGCCGAAGGGCTGCGCACCGTCGGCGCGCAGTGCCAGCCGGAGAACCGCAACAACGCGCTCACGCCATTCCTGAACCTGCTGCGCCAGCGGCTCGACGCGGCCCCCGACACCTCGCCGGACGGCCGCCGCGAATGGCTGCGCGAGATCCTGCGCGGCGCCGGCTGCGACGAGGACGCGGTGCTGCCCATCTTCTGCGCGTGGCTCTCGCTGCCGCTGGGCAACTGCGAGCCCAGCCGCATTTCTCCCCCGATGCAGAAGGCGCTGCTGCTGTCGTCGATGGCGCAGTGGCTGCTGCACATGGCCGAGTCCGCGCCGCTGCTGCTCGTGCTCGAGGACGTGCACTGGGCCGACCCCACGAGCATCGAGTTCGTCGAACAGCTCAGCGCGCAGCTGCCGCACCGCCGCGTGCTGCTGGTGCTCACGGCGCGGCCCGAATGGACGCCGCCGCAGGCGCTCGAGGCCGAGTGCATCGACGTGCGCCGGCTCGAGGACGCGCAGGCCGCGGAGCTGGCGCGGCGGGCACTGGCGCCGCGCGTGGTCACCGCCGGCGTGATCCGCAACGTGGTGGAGCGCACCGATGGCGTGCCGCTGTTCGTGCAGGAAATGGCGCGCATGCTGCTCGACGCCTACCTGGTCGAGAGTGACGGCGTCTGGGGCTTTCGCGACACGATGCAGCCGGCCGCGATTCCGGTCACGCTGCGCGACTCGCTGGTCAGCCGCTTCGACCGGCTCGGCCCGCTCAAGAACCTGCTGCAGCTCGCGGCCACCATCGGGCGCCAGTTCGAGATCGACCTGCTGTGCGCCTGCTCGGGCCGCGCGCGCGACGCGGTGGATGCCGACATGGCCGTGCTGCGCGAGGCGGAGCTGGTCATGCCCGACGACCGCGCGGGCGCGGGCGCCTACATGTTCCGCCACGCGTTGATCCGCGACACGGCCTACGAATGCATGCTGGTGGCGCAGCGCCGCCAGCAGCACCGCGACGTGGCGCAGACGCTGATGCAGCGCTATCCGCAGCGCGTGGCCGCCGAGCCCGGCGGCGTGGCGCAGCACTGGGCCGATGCCGGCGACCATGCGCAGGCCATCGTGCATGCGGTGCAGCAACTGCGCATCACCCAAGTGCGCTCGCTGAACGATGAAACCATCGCCTACGCCCGGCACATCGACAGCTGGATGGCGCAGCTCGGCGGCACCGCCCAGCGCGAGGCCCGGCTCGACGTGAACAGCTACGTCACGCAGGCGATGATGAACAAGTACGGCTGGGCCCATGAGCAGGTGGTGGAGCGCATCGCGCTGTCGCAGGACCTGCTGGACGACACCGTCGCGCGCGACAAGCAGGTGCAGCACCTGTGGGCCCTCATCACCTACCACCACGTCGCGAGCAACCGCGGCGAAGTGCACCGCCTGAGCCACCGGCTGCTCGACCATGCGACGCAGCAGCAGGACCAGGGCGTGCTCGTCGCGGCGCAGACCTACCTCGGGCTATCGCACTATTCCGAAGGTCGCTTCGACCTGGCCGAACAGGCGCTGAGCGATGCCATCGATCGCTACGACCCCGTCGCCCACGCGCACCACGCGGCCGAGTTCGGTTTCGACACGCGGGTGTGGGCCACCACCGGGCGCGCGCTGGTGCGCTGGTTCGCGGGCCACGACGAGGCCGCGCGCAACGACGCGACCACCGCCGTGCGCCTGGCGCGCGAGATGTCGCACATTCCTTCGCTGAGCATGGCGCTGCTCTACCAGAGCCTGGGCCACCAGGCCCGCGGCGACCGGGCCCGGGCGCTCGCGAGCACCGGCGAGCTGCTCGACATCACGGCGCGCTACGGCCTGCCGGCGTTCACCGGCTACGCGGAAATCATCCGCTGCTGGGCCAGCGGCGAGGCGAGCGACATCGCGCGCGCCGATGGCGCCGTGGAGGCGCTGTGGGGCATGGGCTGCCGCTATTGCCAGAGCTATTACCGCGCCTTCGCCGCGGAGACGCTGGCGGCCAACCAGCGCTGGGCCGAGGCGGCCGAGCGCATCGACGAGTGCCTGCGCCTGGTGGACGTGCTCGAAGAGCGGCTCTACAGCGCCGAACTGCACCTGAAGAAAGCCCGCTACCTGCAGGCCGCGGGTGCCGACAGCGCCACCGTGCAGGCGTGTTTCTCGCAGGCGGCGCTGGTCGCGCGCGTGAGCGGGAAACACCGAACCGAAGCCGAAGCCCTGGTGGCGTTGCAGGCACTGGCACCCGCCGTGCACGACGTTGCCGGACGCTTGAAGGAGCTGGCCGCCCTGCGGCCGGAACTGTCCGTGCGCACGCCCGTGCATGCGCACATCACTTGA